The following are encoded together in the Saliniramus fredricksonii genome:
- the ccoS gene encoding cbb3-type cytochrome oxidase assembly protein CcoS: protein MNVLIYLLPIALSLGLMGLIAFLWSLRSGQYEDLEGAALRILDDDDLRDENADETDKPRKRDDI, encoded by the coding sequence ATGAATGTCCTGATCTACCTGCTGCCGATCGCACTCAGCCTCGGCCTGATGGGGCTGATCGCCTTCCTCTGGTCGCTGCGCTCGGGCCAGTACGAGGATCTCGAAGGGGCGGCGTTGCGCATTCTTGATGACGATGATCTGCGCGACGAGAATGCGGATGAAACCGACAAGCCGCGTAAGCGCGACGACATCTGA
- the fliP gene encoding flagellar type III secretion system pore protein FliP (The bacterial flagellar biogenesis protein FliP forms a type III secretion system (T3SS)-type pore required for flagellar assembly.) has product MGCANALRRDRRERARARLMALRMPAACLVGTGAFLLAFPSLAQTLTLDLGEEGGVTERALQLIALITVLALAPSILVMVTSFTRIVVVLSLLRSALGTMTAPPNGVIIGLALFLTAFVMAPTLQEAYEEGVAPLIAGEISQEEAFTRGVAPFRTFMLAHVRERDLELFIDMSGQTDLEGPDDVQLHVLVPAFMISELRRAFEIGFLLFVPFIIIDLVVASILMSVGMMMLPPITVSLPFKLIFFVLVDGWNLVAGSLVRSYGL; this is encoded by the coding sequence ATGGGTTGCGCGAACGCGCTGCGGCGTGATCGCCGGGAGCGCGCGCGCGCGCGTCTCATGGCCCTGCGCATGCCCGCCGCCTGCCTGGTCGGCACGGGTGCCTTCCTCCTCGCCTTCCCCAGCCTCGCCCAGACCCTGACCCTCGATCTCGGTGAGGAGGGCGGCGTCACCGAGCGGGCGCTGCAACTGATCGCGCTGATCACGGTCCTCGCGCTCGCACCCTCGATCCTGGTGATGGTGACGTCGTTTACCCGGATCGTCGTGGTGCTTTCCCTGCTGCGCTCCGCATTGGGCACGATGACGGCCCCGCCGAACGGTGTCATCATCGGACTCGCGCTGTTCCTCACCGCCTTCGTCATGGCACCGACGCTCCAGGAAGCCTACGAGGAAGGCGTCGCCCCGCTCATCGCCGGTGAAATCAGCCAGGAAGAGGCCTTTACCCGCGGCGTCGCTCCGTTTCGCACCTTCATGCTCGCCCATGTCCGCGAGCGCGATCTCGAACTCTTCATCGACATGTCGGGTCAGACCGATCTCGAGGGCCCCGACGATGTCCAGTTGCACGTGCTGGTCCCGGCCTTCATGATCTCGGAGCTGCGGCGCGCCTTCGAGATCGGCTTCCTGCTCTTCGTGCCCTTCATCATCATCGATCTGGTGGTCGCCTCGATCCTGATGTCGGTGGGCATGATGATGCTGCCGCCGATCACGGTCTCGCTGCCATTCAAGCTGATCTTCTTCGTGCTGGTCGACGGCTGGAACCTCGTCGCGGGATCGCTGGTACGCAGTTACGGCTTGTAG
- the flgB gene encoding flagellar basal body rod protein FlgB, whose product MSVAGLPLIEKLKTRMHWHQTRQKVIAENVANADTPGFKPRDVAEPQLDARGRPVGGNLQVARTAPGHLALDQARPGMSERNAARFEVRPNGNAVNLEEEMLRSAQNQSDYQLAASLYEKSLSMLRIATGRR is encoded by the coding sequence GTGTCCGTCGCAGGTCTGCCGCTGATCGAGAAGCTGAAGACGCGCATGCACTGGCACCAGACGCGCCAGAAGGTGATCGCGGAAAACGTCGCCAATGCCGATACGCCCGGCTTCAAGCCGCGCGACGTGGCCGAGCCGCAGCTCGATGCACGGGGGCGTCCCGTCGGTGGCAATCTCCAGGTGGCGCGTACGGCGCCGGGGCATCTCGCCCTGGACCAGGCGCGCCCCGGCATGAGTGAACGCAACGCGGCGCGCTTCGAGGTGCGCCCGAACGGCAATGCCGTGAACCTCGAGGAGGAGATGCTGAGATCCGCGCAGAACCAGTCGGATTATCAGCTCGCCGCCTCTCTCTACGAAAAGAGCCTTTCGATGCTGCGCATCGCGACAGGCAGACGCTGA
- the flgC gene encoding flagellar basal body rod protein FlgC has protein sequence MDFMKTISVAASGLKAQSGRMRVIAENLANADSTANTPGGDPYRRRVPSFTNRFDRELQSHTVQLGRIREDQGAFRTRFDPGHPAADENGEVKLPNVNSLIEQMDMREAQRSYEANLNLVTATRRMITRTIDILRA, from the coding sequence ATGGACTTCATGAAGACCATTTCCGTCGCCGCATCCGGCCTGAAGGCCCAGTCGGGCCGCATGCGCGTGATCGCCGAAAACCTCGCCAATGCGGATTCCACGGCAAACACCCCCGGCGGTGATCCCTATCGCCGGCGCGTGCCCAGCTTCACCAACCGGTTCGACCGCGAATTGCAGTCGCACACGGTGCAACTCGGGCGCATCCGCGAGGACCAGGGCGCGTTCCGCACGCGTTTCGACCCCGGCCATCCCGCCGCCGACGAAAACGGCGAGGTGAAACTGCCCAACGTCAATTCGCTCATCGAGCAGATGGACATGCGTGAGGCCCAGCGCAGTTACGAGGCCAATCTCAACCTCGTCACCGCCACGCGCCGCATGATCACGCGCACGATCGACATCCTGCGCGCCTGA
- a CDS encoding flagellar hook-basal body complex protein FliE, with amino-acid sequence MATNAFAAGAYAAVQNIGQTSTAAGAGRTAQTGELPDFSAMVGSALGSVRESGQAAEAQGAAVAAGKADVVDVVTAVAESEAAIETLVAVRDRVIQAYEEIMRMPV; translated from the coding sequence ATGGCTACCAACGCTTTCGCGGCCGGCGCCTATGCCGCCGTCCAGAATATCGGCCAGACCAGCACCGCCGCCGGCGCCGGGCGTACGGCTCAGACGGGTGAGTTGCCCGATTTCTCCGCCATGGTCGGCTCCGCCCTCGGCTCCGTGCGCGAGAGCGGGCAGGCCGCCGAGGCGCAGGGCGCAGCCGTCGCGGCCGGAAAGGCCGATGTCGTCGACGTCGTCACCGCCGTGGCCGAAAGCGAGGCCGCGATCGAGACACTCGTCGCCGTGCGCGACCGGGTGATCCAGGCTTACGAGGAAATCATGCGCATGCCGGTCTGA
- the fliQ gene encoding flagellar biosynthesis protein FliQ codes for MTGSLILDIARDGIFTFLRVGAPVMLVALGVGLAISLVQALTQIQEQTLIFVPKIIAVFSSLLIFLPFMSDALGGYMRRIAEQIATGG; via the coding sequence ATGACAGGCTCGCTCATTCTCGACATCGCGCGTGACGGCATCTTCACATTCCTGCGTGTCGGCGCACCGGTGATGCTGGTGGCGCTGGGCGTCGGTCTCGCCATCTCGCTGGTCCAGGCCCTGACGCAGATCCAGGAGCAGACCCTGATCTTCGTGCCCAAGATCATCGCCGTGTTCAGCTCGCTGCTGATCTTCCTGCCCTTCATGAGTGATGCGCTCGGCGGCTATATGCGCCGGATCGCAGAGCAGATCGCCACGGGAGGCTGA
- the fliR gene encoding flagellar biosynthetic protein FliR: MDLLIPQIAVAFLLTFARVGTLVMLLPAIGEQSLGARARLSFALLLTLVMFPATQATLPIGEGGPQLITLLISEIFVGLMLGMATRLIIGALQTAGTIIAQQIGLGFAMAVDPAMGGQQAAIGNFLSLLGITLIFATDLHHLAIAAIRNSYDLLPPGGLPSAGDAAALGVQAAARGFRLAIQISAPFLVFGILFNLGLGVLARLMPQMPVFFLGLPATILLGMVILFAVVGVMMGVFLEDIGDYLAEIAGL; encoded by the coding sequence ATGGACCTGCTGATTCCCCAGATCGCCGTGGCGTTCCTGCTCACCTTCGCGCGGGTCGGCACATTGGTGATGCTTCTCCCCGCCATCGGCGAGCAGTCTCTGGGGGCGCGGGCGCGGCTGAGCTTCGCATTGTTGCTGACGCTCGTCATGTTTCCCGCGACGCAGGCGACGCTGCCGATCGGCGAGGGCGGGCCGCAGCTGATCACGCTGCTGATCAGCGAGATCTTCGTCGGGCTGATGCTCGGCATGGCGACACGGCTGATCATCGGCGCCTTGCAGACGGCGGGCACGATCATCGCGCAGCAGATCGGTCTCGGCTTCGCCATGGCCGTCGATCCCGCCATGGGCGGTCAGCAGGCTGCGATCGGCAATTTTCTCTCGCTGCTGGGCATCACGCTGATCTTTGCGACGGATCTGCACCATCTCGCCATTGCCGCGATTCGCAATTCCTACGATCTCCTGCCGCCGGGCGGCTTGCCGTCGGCCGGGGATGCTGCGGCTCTGGGCGTGCAGGCGGCTGCGCGCGGGTTTCGTCTCGCCATCCAGATCTCGGCGCCGTTTCTGGTCTTCGGGATCCTGTTCAATCTCGGGCTGGGTGTGCTCGCGCGCCTGATGCCGCAGATGCCCGTCTTCTTCCTCGGTCTGCCGGCGACGATCCTGCTCGGCATGGTGATCCTGTTCGCCGTGGTCGGCGTTATGATGGGTGTGTTTCTCGAGGATATCGGCGATTATCTGGCCGAGATCGCCGGTCTGTGA
- the flhB gene encoding flagellar biosynthesis protein FlhB translates to MSEQAENDDRTEEPTQRKLDEAFRKGDVPKSQELNTLFVLGGLALCIAVLARPMGIGFMDEMRGFLMNAHQVPSDGAGFYIVARNVLLGMLGVLALPFIFIMFAGLAGGAIQHRPLWTVDPLQPKLERISLISGAKRLFGVEALVNFAKGLLKILIVGVLAGIILWGERDTLDLLVQVEPRMIPQAAQSGAMKMLLGILVLFFFVAVADLMYQRTRWYNKQRMTRKELRDEYKQTEGNPEVKAKMKQTRMARLRGRMMASVPDATVIITNPTHYAVALKYEQGMQAPICVAKGVDHLALRIRKVANENAIPIVENPPLARALHASVDIEDEIPVEHYKAVAEVIGYVLRLRRIRA, encoded by the coding sequence ATGTCGGAACAGGCCGAAAACGACGATCGTACGGAAGAGCCAACCCAGCGAAAACTGGATGAAGCCTTTCGCAAGGGTGACGTGCCCAAGAGCCAGGAACTCAATACGCTGTTCGTTCTGGGCGGGCTCGCGCTCTGCATCGCGGTTCTCGCCCGCCCGATGGGCATCGGGTTCATGGACGAGATGCGCGGCTTCCTGATGAATGCGCATCAGGTGCCCTCCGACGGGGCGGGTTTCTACATCGTGGCGCGCAACGTGCTGCTCGGCATGCTCGGCGTGCTGGCGCTGCCCTTCATCTTCATCATGTTCGCCGGGCTGGCAGGCGGCGCCATCCAGCATCGTCCGCTCTGGACCGTCGACCCGCTTCAGCCGAAGCTCGAGCGGATCTCGCTGATCAGCGGCGCCAAGCGCCTCTTCGGCGTGGAGGCATTGGTGAATTTCGCCAAGGGCCTGCTCAAGATCCTGATCGTCGGGGTGCTGGCCGGAATCATTCTGTGGGGCGAGAGAGATACTCTCGACCTGCTGGTTCAGGTCGAACCCCGGATGATCCCGCAGGCGGCGCAGAGCGGCGCGATGAAGATGCTGCTCGGCATTCTGGTGCTGTTCTTCTTCGTCGCCGTTGCGGATCTGATGTATCAGCGCACGCGCTGGTACAACAAGCAGCGCATGACGCGCAAGGAGTTGCGGGACGAATACAAGCAGACCGAAGGTAACCCCGAGGTCAAGGCCAAGATGAAGCAGACGCGCATGGCGCGCCTGCGCGGGCGCATGATGGCCTCGGTGCCCGATGCCACGGTGATCATCACCAACCCCACCCACTATGCCGTGGCCCTGAAATACGAACAGGGCATGCAGGCGCCGATCTGCGTTGCCAAGGGCGTCGATCACCTCGCCCTGCGCATCCGCAAGGTCGCGAACGAGAATGCCATTCCCATCGTCGAGAACCCGCCGCTCGCGCGGGCCCTGCATGCCAGTGTGGACATCGAGGACGAAATCCCGGTGGAACATTACAAGGCGGTCGCGGAAGTGATCGGATACGTCTTGCGACTGCGGCGTATTCGGGCATAA
- the cckA gene encoding cell cycle histidine kinase CckA, whose amino-acid sequence MAPTGDKARSTIDRSEKSGNIWLLVLLAIALPVAFLGLNLFSGDQARMAIMAILALLAVAGVFFIAAYAIGALQFSGASGRNDLTKAMADSAGEGLVVTEENGGIVYANEAYLAFAGARDPADVKPVERLFVGAPEVSEAIYRLAQAAREHRALAEEIRLSPGLAGRADFGWYRVRVRPLPRPGGGTATLWSVSDVTHERERHENVFQELQHAIDYLDHAPAGFFSVEIDGSIAYINATLAAWLGHDLAEVGSGGLRIEDVLPANVVAIMTTITGAPGEVRTETFDLDMRRRDGQAMPVRIYHRVAFGQDGEVGASRSLVLNRSAGEEGSAEGQRAAEVRFARFFNNTPVAIATLQRGGRILRTNASFARLFGPAQRGEDDGPNLFAQIAETDREALSAALHDAAEARSGVAPVEVSLAGDGARSARIWLSPAEEGENEEGEAVLLYALDTSEQRQLERQFAQAQKMQAVGQLAGGVAHDFNNVLQAIIGYSDLLLANHRQTDPAFQDIMQIKQNANRAASLVRQLLAFSRRQTLRPEVLQLGDVMSDLSMLLKRLLGERVELDLRHGRDLWPIKADVNQFEQVVVNLAVNARDAMPDGGKLTIRTANVEAQEAAELALTGMPGADYVLVEVSDTGTGIPPDVMDKIFEPFFTTKDIGKGTGLGLSTVFGIVKQSGGFIYADSQIGQGTSFRVFLPRHVPEEGADEEQPQAAKEEARDLTGEGVILLVEDEDPVRAVNGRALTARGYTVLEAASGLEALEIMDEQEVPVDLVVSDVVMPEMDGPTLLRELRGKHPGLKVIFVSGYAEDAFRKNLPEGEEFNFLPKPFTLKQLVETVKDVMAR is encoded by the coding sequence ATGGCTCCAACGGGCGACAAAGCACGCAGCACCATCGACAGGTCGGAGAAATCCGGCAATATCTGGCTGTTGGTGCTGCTCGCCATCGCCCTGCCGGTGGCGTTTCTGGGGCTGAACCTGTTCAGCGGTGATCAGGCGCGCATGGCCATCATGGCGATTCTCGCCCTGCTCGCCGTGGCCGGCGTCTTCTTCATCGCCGCCTATGCCATCGGCGCCCTGCAGTTCTCGGGTGCGAGCGGGCGCAACGACCTTACCAAAGCCATGGCCGACAGCGCCGGCGAAGGGCTCGTCGTCACGGAAGAGAATGGTGGCATCGTCTATGCCAACGAGGCCTATCTCGCCTTTGCCGGCGCGCGCGATCCTGCGGATGTGAAACCGGTCGAGCGTCTGTTCGTCGGCGCGCCGGAAGTCTCCGAGGCGATCTACCGGCTGGCACAGGCCGCCCGTGAACACCGCGCGCTGGCCGAAGAGATACGCCTCTCGCCCGGCCTCGCCGGCCGTGCGGATTTCGGCTGGTACCGGGTGCGCGTGCGCCCGCTCCCGCGTCCCGGTGGCGGCACGGCCACCTTGTGGAGCGTCTCCGACGTGACCCATGAGCGCGAGCGCCACGAGAACGTCTTCCAGGAGTTGCAGCACGCCATCGACTATCTCGATCACGCGCCGGCGGGCTTCTTTTCGGTCGAGATCGACGGCTCGATCGCCTATATCAACGCCACTCTCGCCGCCTGGCTCGGCCATGATCTCGCCGAGGTGGGCTCCGGCGGCCTGCGCATCGAGGATGTGCTGCCGGCCAATGTCGTGGCGATCATGACCACGATCACCGGCGCCCCCGGCGAGGTGCGCACCGAGACCTTCGATCTCGACATGCGCCGCCGTGACGGGCAGGCCATGCCGGTGCGGATCTATCACCGTGTCGCCTTCGGGCAGGACGGCGAGGTTGGTGCCTCGCGCTCGCTGGTGCTCAACCGCTCCGCCGGCGAGGAGGGCAGCGCAGAGGGTCAGCGCGCGGCGGAAGTGCGGTTCGCGCGTTTCTTCAATAATACCCCCGTCGCCATCGCCACGCTCCAGCGCGGCGGGCGGATCCTGCGCACCAATGCCTCCTTCGCGCGGCTGTTCGGCCCCGCGCAGCGCGGCGAGGATGACGGGCCCAACCTGTTCGCCCAGATCGCCGAGACGGACCGCGAGGCGCTGTCGGCGGCCCTGCACGACGCCGCCGAGGCGCGCTCGGGCGTCGCGCCGGTCGAGGTCTCGCTCGCCGGTGATGGCGCCCGCTCGGCGCGGATCTGGCTGAGCCCGGCCGAGGAGGGCGAGAACGAGGAGGGCGAGGCGGTCCTGCTCTATGCGCTCGATACCAGCGAGCAGCGTCAGCTCGAACGGCAATTCGCGCAGGCCCAGAAGATGCAGGCCGTAGGCCAGCTCGCCGGTGGTGTGGCGCATGATTTCAACAACGTCCTGCAGGCGATCATCGGCTATTCCGATCTGCTCCTGGCCAATCACCGGCAGACCGATCCGGCCTTCCAGGACATCATGCAGATCAAGCAGAATGCCAACCGGGCCGCGAGCCTGGTGCGCCAGCTGCTCGCCTTTTCGCGCCGCCAGACGCTGCGCCCCGAGGTGCTGCAGCTCGGCGACGTCATGTCGGATCTGTCGATGCTGCTCAAACGCCTGCTGGGTGAGCGGGTCGAGCTCGATCTGCGCCACGGGCGCGATCTGTGGCCGATCAAGGCGGATGTGAACCAGTTCGAGCAGGTCGTGGTCAATCTGGCGGTGAATGCCCGCGACGCCATGCCCGATGGCGGCAAGCTCACCATCCGCACTGCCAATGTCGAAGCGCAGGAAGCCGCAGAACTCGCGCTGACCGGCATGCCGGGCGCCGATTACGTCCTCGTCGAGGTTTCCGATACCGGTACCGGCATCCCGCCCGACGTGATGGACAAGATCTTCGAACCCTTCTTCACCACCAAGGATATCGGCAAGGGGACCGGGCTCGGCCTGTCGACGGTGTTCGGGATCGTCAAGCAGTCGGGCGGTTTCATCTATGCGGATTCGCAGATCGGGCAGGGCACTTCCTTCCGGGTCTTCCTGCCGCGCCATGTCCCGGAGGAGGGCGCCGACGAGGAACAGCCCCAGGCCGCGAAGGAGGAGGCGCGCGATCTCACCGGCGAGGGCGTGATCCTGCTGGTCGAGGACGAGGATCCGGTGCGTGCGGTCAATGGCCGTGCGCTCACCGCGCGCGGCTATACCGTGCTCGAAGCCGCATCCGGGCTCGAGGCGCTGGAGATCATGGACGAGCAGGAAGTCCCGGTCGATCTCGTCGTCTCCGACGTGGTGATGCCGGAAATGGACGGGCCGACACTTCTGCGCGAATTGCGCGGCAAGCATCCGGGGCTGAAGGTGATCTTCGTCTCCGGCTATGCCGAGGACGCGTTCCGCAAGAACCTGCCCGAGGGCGAGGAATTCAACTTCCTTCCCAAGCCATTCACCCTCAAGCAGCTGGTCGAGACGGTGAAGGACGTGATGGCGCGCTGA
- a CDS encoding gamma-glutamyltransferase family protein, translating into MNRDFQRPGRSAVYGTQAMIATSHPQASLIGVEVMRKGGSAVDAAIAATAMLCVVEPAMTGIGGDCFAIIAKPGAKPVTINGSGRAPAASDRQALVDQGLGEIADNSPHAVTIPGAVDAWCRLHEDYGKLDLAELLEPAARVAEEGYAVAPRVAFDWQTHAKRLARNPATAEVFLPGGAPPALGARHAQPALAASLRLIGRKGRAGFYEGEVADDIVATLKALGGVHALDDFAAQTSDYAAPIAGRYQGHDILECPPNGQGATALLILAALENWDVWTGCTDPGERMRLYLEATRAAYFLRDRAITDPAFMQTGVDDFLGQAAIDFVRREAARPALDAHAAHAGRRLGPAPWETDTICLSVVDPDGLVVSFINSIFHPFGATLLAPKSGVMLHCRGASFSVEADHPNRLEPGKRPMHTIIPGLVMQGDRPVLPFGVMGGQYQSGGHAHLMMRLYEQGMPLQEAIDAPRAFAYQGETQVETGIDAGVADYLAANGCAVTVLDAPLGGAQAIAIDHETGTLTGASDPRKDGCALGW; encoded by the coding sequence ATGAACCGTGATTTCCAGCGCCCCGGGCGCTCCGCCGTCTATGGCACACAGGCGATGATCGCCACCTCCCATCCACAGGCCTCGCTGATCGGCGTCGAGGTGATGCGCAAGGGCGGCAGCGCCGTCGATGCGGCGATCGCGGCGACCGCCATGCTCTGTGTGGTCGAGCCGGCCATGACGGGAATCGGTGGCGATTGCTTCGCCATCATCGCGAAGCCAGGGGCAAAGCCCGTGACCATCAACGGTTCGGGCCGCGCGCCGGCGGCGAGCGACCGGCAAGCTCTGGTCGATCAGGGGCTGGGCGAGATCGCCGACAATTCCCCGCATGCGGTGACCATCCCCGGTGCCGTCGATGCCTGGTGCCGGCTGCATGAAGATTACGGCAAACTCGATCTCGCGGAACTGCTCGAACCGGCTGCCAGAGTCGCCGAGGAGGGCTATGCAGTCGCCCCGCGCGTCGCTTTCGACTGGCAGACCCATGCGAAGCGCCTGGCGCGCAACCCCGCCACGGCGGAGGTCTTCCTGCCCGGTGGGGCACCCCCGGCGCTGGGCGCGCGCCATGCCCAACCCGCGCTCGCGGCCTCGCTGCGGCTGATCGGGCGCAAGGGGCGGGCCGGTTTCTACGAGGGAGAGGTCGCCGATGACATCGTCGCCACGCTGAAGGCGCTGGGTGGCGTGCATGCGCTCGATGATTTCGCCGCACAGACGAGCGATTACGCAGCCCCGATCGCCGGGCGCTACCAGGGTCACGACATCCTCGAATGCCCGCCCAACGGCCAGGGCGCCACGGCGCTGCTCATCCTCGCAGCGCTCGAGAACTGGGATGTCTGGACCGGCTGCACCGATCCGGGCGAGCGCATGCGGCTCTATCTCGAAGCCACCCGTGCAGCCTATTTCCTGCGCGATCGCGCCATCACCGATCCCGCCTTCATGCAGACGGGGGTCGATGATTTCCTCGGGCAGGCGGCGATCGATTTCGTGCGCCGCGAGGCGGCGCGCCCGGCGCTCGACGCGCATGCCGCCCATGCCGGGCGCAGGCTCGGCCCCGCTCCCTGGGAGACCGATACGATCTGTCTCTCGGTCGTCGATCCGGACGGGCTCGTCGTCTCCTTCATCAATTCCATCTTCCATCCGTTCGGCGCGACTCTGCTGGCGCCGAAAAGCGGCGTAATGCTGCATTGTCGTGGCGCGAGCTTCAGCGTTGAGGCCGATCATCCCAATCGGCTCGAACCCGGCAAGCGCCCGATGCATACGATCATCCCCGGCCTCGTCATGCAGGGCGACAGGCCGGTCCTGCCTTTCGGCGTGATGGGCGGGCAGTACCAGTCCGGCGGTCACGCGCATTTGATGATGCGGCTCTACGAGCAGGGCATGCCGCTGCAGGAGGCGATCGACGCGCCCCGCGCCTTTGCCTATCAGGGCGAGACGCAGGTCGAGACCGGCATCGATGCGGGCGTGGCGGATTATCTGGCGGCGAACGGCTGCGCCGTCACCGTTCTCGACGCCCCGCTGGGCGGTGCCCAGGCGATCGCCATCGACCACGAGACAGGCACCCTGACCGGCGCTTCCGATCCCCGCAAGGATGGCTGCGCGCTGGGCTGGTAA
- a CDS encoding NAD(P)H-dependent oxidoreductase → MHILLVYSHPCEESYGAALRDRAVESLKQAGHSVDLLDLYAEGFNPVLDADERRGYHTPGENEKPIADHLARLRKAEGLIFVYPTWWYGPPAMLKGWIDRVFVPHATFRMPERGKPIARVMTHIRVVGAISTLGSPLWWWWLMGMPGRRMLLTGISVLCAPKVRTFWLGLHRMDSTTREERTRFLDKVGTRLARLR, encoded by the coding sequence ATGCACATCCTGCTGGTCTATTCTCACCCCTGCGAGGAGAGCTACGGCGCCGCCCTGCGCGATCGGGCGGTCGAGAGCCTGAAACAGGCCGGCCACAGCGTCGACCTTCTCGATCTCTATGCCGAGGGTTTCAACCCCGTGCTCGATGCCGATGAGCGGCGCGGCTATCATACGCCCGGCGAGAACGAGAAACCGATCGCCGATCACCTCGCCCGGCTGCGCAAGGCCGAGGGGCTGATCTTCGTCTATCCCACCTGGTGGTACGGCCCGCCCGCCATGCTGAAGGGCTGGATCGACCGGGTCTTCGTACCCCACGCCACTTTCAGGATGCCGGAGCGCGGCAAGCCGATCGCCCGCGTGATGACGCATATCCGCGTCGTCGGTGCGATCTCGACGCTGGGCTCGCCGCTCTGGTGGTGGTGGCTGATGGGCATGCCGGGCCGGCGCATGCTGCTGACGGGGATCTCGGTGCTCTGCGCGCCGAAAGTCCGCACCTTCTGGCTCGGCCTCCACCGCATGGATTCCACCACCCGCGAAGAGCGCACCCGCTTCCTCGACAAGGTCGGCACCCGCCTCGCCCGTCTGCGGTGA